TTAGTGCTTTGCGTTCGGCGCTAATTTCCGCCTCTGGTGAATCGGGAGGCTTGACACTTTTGAATGTGTTGCGTAAGTATCCAAGCAGTAGCATTCGCCTTGATGTCGCCGAGACTTTGGTAATAGCTACGGAATTGGAGAAACTTGTTAATCAAACCCATAGTGCGATCACAGCAGTTTCTCAAGAGTCTAAAATAGAAGCTGCTACCATTTCACAACCAAATTTCTCGCAATTGCCCGATTTAAAGGTTCCGGGAAAGTTTAAATCGCAAAAATACACCCTAAAATTTTTCGACTCAACACGCAATCGGCTTTTATTAACTGATGTTTACATTCCCAATGTCCATAATGCTACACCAGTAATTGTGATTTCTCACGGTTTGGGTTTAGATAGCAGCAACTTTCAATATTTAGCCACTCACCTAGCTTCCTATGGATTTGCCGTTGTTGTTCCCAATCATCCTGGTAGTGATGCTAAACAATTGCGTTCTCTGCTAAAGGGACACGCCAATGAAATCGCAGAACCAGGTGAATTTAAAGACCGACCAATGGACATAACATATATATTGAATCAATTGGAAAAAGGTAATCAATCTGATTCACGGTTTAAAGGTCACTTAAATCTGCAACAAGTCGGAGTATTTGGTCAATCTTTGGGGGGCTACACAGCCTTAGCCTTAGCAGGTGCTAAAATCAACTTTGAGCAGCTAAAACAAGACTGTCAACCAGCAGCACTACAAAAAACCTGGAATATGTCTTTACTGCTCCAGTGTCGCGCTTTAGAATTGAACATCAGCAAGTCTGGCAAGGATTATAACCTGTGGGATGAAAGAGTGAAAGCTGCGATCGCAGTTAATCCCATCACTAGTTCTATTTTCGGCAAAGCTGGCTTAAGTCAAATTAAAACTCCGGTGATGATTGTCAGCAGTAGTGATGATACTGTTGCACCAGCTTTATCTGAGCAAATTCTACCTTTCTCCTGGTTTGCGAATTCACAAAAGTATCTTGTCATGCTTGTAGGTGGTACTCACTTTTCTACTATTGGTAATGGTAATCCTGCAAATCAACAAGTAGCATTACCTGCCGATATGATTGGTGATGCTTCCCAAGCGCGTCGTTACATGAATGTTTTAAGTTTACCTTTCTTCCAAACATACATTGCCGGAAGACCACAATACACGCCCTACCTGAACGCCGCCTACACTCAAAGCATTTCTAGTAAGTCTCTGGGCTTAAGTCTTGTCAAGTCATTGAATACAACCGAATTAGCACAATTACTAGATATAAAAGGAGCGAAAATCGTAAAAAAAAAGTTCCCAACACCATAGTCAGCTTCGGATTTTGGATGTTGGATATTGGTGTTGCATTGCTGCATGTGATGATTTTTATTTGATTTTGTACAGACGTAATTAATTGCGTCTGTAAAATCCGACTTTTCAGATCATATAGAAAAACTCACGAAGAACCTAACCCCTAATACCATTTCACGTTAATAGTGGTACAGATGTCGTTGTGGTCTCGCCATTATCAATCAAGGCATTTTATCAATAGCAACATTTGCTGCAAATGTAGGTATGTTTCCAATGGTGGTTCGTTACTTTCTAAATCCCCTGGTGGAAATATTACATCTTCTAGGGTTTCAAAATCTTTGGCGATGGACATGGCTGCAAATTTTGAGGTGATATTAAGTTGAGCATAGCAGGGGGAAAGCGGTAATATTAGGTTTGTTTCTCTAACCGTGCGATCGCATTATAATCAGGTACACCTTCAAGCGATCGCTTACTTTTATCTAGTAGCACATTCCCTTCTGGCCAATGTACTTGCAAGTTTCCTGACTGAATCGGCGCAATATAAACTTGACATAACAACTCGCCCAAATCATTTTTGAGAATTACCTTATCCCCATCTTTTAAACCCAACTGTGCCGCATCAGCAGCATTAATTAACACCGCCTCTCGCACCGCCCCAGTAATTGCATCTTTGCGTTCCTGCACCATACTATTAAATTGCTTCCCTCGACGCGTTGCTACTAAGAAATAACCTTCTGGTAATTCCCTTTGGCGGGGCAATAATACTCCAAAGTGGGCTTTACCATCTGCTGTTGGAAAATTCCAACCAAAGCATAAATGTGATCCACCATACTGAAATTGATCGCCAGCTTGCTGTAAGTGTTGAATACCTGCATATTGGGGGACAACTTGAGCAATTTCTTGACGGATAGCAGATGTGTCTGCAAAAGTCAGCTTATCTGCCAAATCTGGTTTTACACGCCTTGCCAATTCTAGAAACACTTCCCACTCTGGACGCGCTTCGCCAATCCGCGGCCCGGGAATTTCTGGACTGAAAATTATCCGCCGTTCAGTGTTAGTTTCCGTCACTCCCCCTGGAATTTCGTAGCGAGTTGTCGCAGGTAAAAGCACCACAGTATCAGCAGGTTCCACTAACATTTGGCTAGAGAGAACAATATCCGTATGTACCCGCAACGGTATTTTCTTTAGCGCCGCTTCTACATAATCCGGTTCTGGCAGCACTTCTAAAAAATTCCCGCCCACAGAAAACAACACATCTAAATTCCCCTGATGTGCAGCATTAATCATTTCTGGAGCAATTAAACCTTTACTTGCTGGCACTTCAAAGCCCCAATCCTGACTCAATTGGGCAGCATTTTCTGGGGTGATAGGTTTACTACCAGGAAATACTGTCGCGTAACATCCCATCTCTGCACCCCCCTGTACCCCAGAATGACCGCGAATCGGCATTAAACCACAACCTTCCCGACCGACAAAACCCTTGGTGAGAGCTAAGTTGATGATACTTCGGACATTATCTTCACCGCATTCATGCTGAGTAATGCCCATACTCCAAACAAATACCGCTTTATTAGCTTCTTTGACCATTTTGGCAAAAGCGTACATTTCCTCGCAGGATGTGCCAGAAAGCCGCTCTAATTTTTCCCAAGATTGGCTTTCTAAAGATGTTTTGAGTTCAGCAAAGCCAACTGTGTGTAAATCTATAAATGACTGGTCTACCCAGTTATTAGCAATTATATGTTTAATCGTGCCATTCAAAAATGCTATATCCCCGCCCATGTTGATTAAGAAGAAGTCTTCGGCAAACTTTGTACCGAAAACAGCACTTTCCACAATTGAGGGAACCCAGTAGCGCTGCATTCCTGGCTCGCGGTAAGTATTAATAACTACAATCTTTGTGCCAGCTTTCTTAGCATAATGGAGATACTTAACGGTGACGGGCTGATTATTAGCAACGTTAGAACCAATGAAGACTAATAAATCAGTTCCAATCCAGTCTTTATAAGAACAGGTGGTAGCCGCAGCACCGATAGCAGCTTTTAGTCCTGCCGTACTGGGAGAATGGCAAATACGGGCAGCGTTATCAATGTTATTGCTTCCCATTGCTCGGACTGCTTTTTGGGTAGCATAATAAGTTTCGTTGACGGTACCGCGACTGGTAATATAAAAACTGAGGCGGTCTGGTGTAGTAGAGCGGATGCGATCGCTAATTACCCCTAAAGCTTCACCCCAACTAACACGGCGAAAGCCTTTTTCCCCTCGTTGACGCATCATAGGATAAGGAAGCCGTCCCAAGTCTCGTAATTGGGAGCTTTTTTGCTTTTGTAACAGCGAAACATCCTCTAATAACACAGGGTCAAAAGCTGGCATAGTATTCATTTGCAACAGCCGCAACCGGACATTGCAGAGATGGATGCCTTCTATTGTCCAATCCTTCATGCCGGTTGTTCCGAGAGCGCAACCATCACAGACACCCTTATCGAGAATATTCCACGCATAAGGGAGTTGGTCACGAGATAGCCAAATTGCCCGAAAAACCTCCCAATAATTATTGGGATACTGTTCGCCAATGCCGAAAGGCTTCCAACTTGCCCAGTGCTGGGGTGTCCAGTGCTTTTTGGGTTTAGGTAACATAACGCAGTGTGTGAGTTGCTGGATTATTTAAGGCTACCGTTTTAACTAGCATTTAAGTAGCACGAGGTTAAAAATCCAGAAAAAAGATAAAGCTTCTCTACGAGCTAACAAAATCTTTGTGTGCAGCAACAAGCATCTGAGCTTGTCTTAAAACGTTTCCGAATAAATAAATAGGAATTTGCCAAGCTGCAACAGTAACTTCTTTGACTAGATCCTGTACACTAATAGCTATTAATTCATGCTCTGTCGGCTCTCCTTCAACTGCGCCAGACCAAGTAAAAGCTAATAAGAAATCATCATCTCCAGGCAAGGATGCAATCAGGCATTCTTCTGGTGTTGGTTGGCAAATAATCCCATATTCATTTGCAAGTTCTACTAATCTTTGAAAGTTGTTTACGTTCGTCATTTGTCCTTTGGATGTAATTGAATCTCAGTTTGGCAAGGAATTATATTTTGTATACCCAAAACTAAAATTATTTATTCTATATCATTAATTACGAATTATTAAGGAGTTATGGAAGTTGGAATGAAATCAGCCTTAAGTGCAAAATCTTACCGCGATCGCTTGGTTAGATCAGCAACAATTGCTACTATTTCAAAAAAATCTGAACTACCTACTTTTTCCGCTGACCCTATTTACATACACCCCACTTCCTTAATTCCTAATATTGATGTCCTAACCTCACCCAGACTGACGCAGTGCATTGAGAGAGAATTGTGTAGATGCCTAGCAGCTTGTCGTCAGACAATTTTGTTCATTTCATTTACTTGCTGCATTGCTAATTGCATAGCAATAGCACAGGCGATCGCTCGTTGGGAATCATTCTTTGCGACTAATTGGCGCACCGAATATCACAAAAATGCCATAAAACACCAAAAACATCTAGTTAACCCACTATCTCTACCTCACAATCTTGTGCTACTATTGTTAAACTAACGCTATTGGGTTCTTAAGCTACCAAGTAGTAAGCAAAAAGCCTCTATAGTATGGGAATGGCGGCATAGCCAAGTGGTAAGGCAGAGGTCTGCAAAACCTCCACCCCCGGTTCAAATCCGGGTGCCGCCTTTTTTGTTGTGCATTAACTAATTATTTGTCACTGTTAAGAGATTGTGTGTCACAACTACAAACAGACACACTATAACAATGGCAGATATCTGCCTTACCTTTCAACCCACCATAAATTTAGCAAAGCTTTAGCACAACTACTAAAACCTTAATATGTAAAAGCTTAATCAACTCAAACTCGATAGAAGCCAGTGGGTTTTACTGCTTTGTCTTATAAATAGCTATGTGTAAAATTATTTCATGCAGGACACATTTTTTACGAGTAAACAAGCGGCTGAAATAACACCAGTATAATTTTAAGCTAAATACAGAAACAGGGAAACCCAGCAAATGCCATTTTTATATCTGGAAAATAAAAATATGGATATAACGTTACCATATATTGAGGGTTTAACAGGTGCTTTAGAGTATGTTTATCGGCTAAGAACATGGTTAGGCAATGGTATTGATGTAGAAATGTGGTGGAAGTTCCCAACTGGAGAATGCTACTTTTTTCAAAGTTTGACAGGTGAAACAGCCGAAGAAAATCCTGTACCAAAGATTTGCAAAAAGAC
This Nostoc sp. KVJ3 DNA region includes the following protein-coding sequences:
- a CDS encoding alpha/beta hydrolase, whose product is MNSLFGNWASSLRKNSLLLVLSTLLPTMGMSNSVLAAERIYASYSALELSISVNTLENYVKTGVIKEDLAAYQQYLPLQQLPELRRILLERVKVSPVVLSQLLYTPQGEFLLHRLAQVIINKSSQPEPRFSALRSALISASGESGGLTLLNVLRKYPSSSIRLDVAETLVIATELEKLVNQTHSAITAVSQESKIEAATISQPNFSQLPDLKVPGKFKSQKYTLKFFDSTRNRLLLTDVYIPNVHNATPVIVISHGLGLDSSNFQYLATHLASYGFAVVVPNHPGSDAKQLRSLLKGHANEIAEPGEFKDRPMDITYILNQLEKGNQSDSRFKGHLNLQQVGVFGQSLGGYTALALAGAKINFEQLKQDCQPAALQKTWNMSLLLQCRALELNISKSGKDYNLWDERVKAAIAVNPITSSIFGKAGLSQIKTPVMIVSSSDDTVAPALSEQILPFSWFANSQKYLVMLVGGTHFSTIGNGNPANQQVALPADMIGDASQARRYMNVLSLPFFQTYIAGRPQYTPYLNAAYTQSISSKSLGLSLVKSLNTTELAQLLDIKGAKIVKKKFPTP
- a CDS encoding FdhF/YdeP family oxidoreductase, whose protein sequence is MLPKPKKHWTPQHWASWKPFGIGEQYPNNYWEVFRAIWLSRDQLPYAWNILDKGVCDGCALGTTGMKDWTIEGIHLCNVRLRLLQMNTMPAFDPVLLEDVSLLQKQKSSQLRDLGRLPYPMMRQRGEKGFRRVSWGEALGVISDRIRSTTPDRLSFYITSRGTVNETYYATQKAVRAMGSNNIDNAARICHSPSTAGLKAAIGAAATTCSYKDWIGTDLLVFIGSNVANNQPVTVKYLHYAKKAGTKIVVINTYREPGMQRYWVPSIVESAVFGTKFAEDFFLINMGGDIAFLNGTIKHIIANNWVDQSFIDLHTVGFAELKTSLESQSWEKLERLSGTSCEEMYAFAKMVKEANKAVFVWSMGITQHECGEDNVRSIINLALTKGFVGREGCGLMPIRGHSGVQGGAEMGCYATVFPGSKPITPENAAQLSQDWGFEVPASKGLIAPEMINAAHQGNLDVLFSVGGNFLEVLPEPDYVEAALKKIPLRVHTDIVLSSQMLVEPADTVVLLPATTRYEIPGGVTETNTERRIIFSPEIPGPRIGEARPEWEVFLELARRVKPDLADKLTFADTSAIRQEIAQVVPQYAGIQHLQQAGDQFQYGGSHLCFGWNFPTADGKAHFGVLLPRQRELPEGYFLVATRRGKQFNSMVQERKDAITGAVREAVLINAADAAQLGLKDGDKVILKNDLGELLCQVYIAPIQSGNLQVHWPEGNVLLDKSKRSLEGVPDYNAIARLEKQT